In Apostichopus japonicus isolate 1M-3 chromosome 5, ASM3797524v1, whole genome shotgun sequence, a single window of DNA contains:
- the LOC139967623 gene encoding E3 ubiquitin-protein ligase RMND5A-like codes for MQGQELWFYRKMEACQNVERDVDKVLNKFSSARQHINKNIDELLENMETMKEDLLSSGPPGSEVNQFHSSIFRDTLKRSREMALTWGGNHKDIHSSVSKVGKTIDKNFSDKLLNLSKEPTFENTKRMALLNKVINEHFLRQGMLDIADSIAREADLDIPESVQEPFIEIHRILAALKEQNLRPALKWAEARRDMLRQQNSSLEFKLHRLQFIELIQQGSRQQQEILLYARRLAPFANQHPKEFQILMGSLLFLNQGLKGSPYEHLLEPINLIEICDVFVQDACTLLGLSVESPLAVSLTAGCKSLPSLLNIMQVMQSSSVMWSAKEELPIEIDIGASSLYHSIFACPILRQQTTQGNPPMRLSCGHAISRESLNKLVNGNKIKCPLCPVESSPDEAKQLYM; via the exons ATGCAAGGGCAAGAACTTTGGTTTTATAGGAAGATGGAAGCATGTCAGAACGTTGAGAGGGACGTTGACAAAGTCTTGAATAAATTCTCGTCGGCCAGACAGCACATAAATAAGAATATCGATGAGCTCCTTGAAAATATGGAGACAATGAAGGAAGACTTGTTATCTTCGG GTCCGCCTGGAAGTGAAGTCAACCAATTCCACAGTAGCATTTTCAGAGATACACTTAAAAGATCTCGAGAAATGGCTTTGACCTGGGGAGGAAACCACAAAGATATCCACAGCAGTGTGTCAAAAGTTGGGAAAACCATTGACAAG AACTTTTCAGATAAACTCCTCAACTTGAGTAAAGAGCCAACTTTTGAGAACACAAAACGTATGGCTCTTCTGAATAAGGTTATCAATGAGCACTTTTTACGGCAAGGAATGCTGGACATTGCAGACAGCATTGCTAGG GAGGCTGATCTAGATATACCAGAGTCTGTCCAAGAGCCATTCATTGAAATACACAGGATACTAGCTGCCCTGAAGGAACAAAACCTTCGGCCTGCGTTAAA ATGGGCAGAGGCTCGACGTGACATGCTCAGACAGCAGAACAGCTCTTTGGAGTTCAAATTACATAGGTTACAGTTTATAGAGTTAATTCAGCAAGGCTCTAGACAACAGCAAGAAATTCTTCTCTATGCAAGACGCCTGGCTCCATTTGCAAACCAACATCCCAAAG AGTTTCAGATCCTGATGGGCAGTTTACTATTCCTGAACCAAGGCTTAAAGGGATCGCCCTACGAACATCTACTAGAGCCGATCAATCTCATCGAGATCTGTGACGTCTTCGTTCAAGATGCCTGTACCCTGTTAGGTCTTTCAGTAGAGAGCCCTCTTGCTGTAAG TCTCACCGCTGGTTGCAAGTCCTTGCCGTCCCTCCTGAATATTATGCAGGTTATGCAGTCCAGCTCTGTGATGTGGAGTGCAAAAGAGGAATTGCCA ATTGAAATTGATATTGGTGCTAGCTCTCTGTACCATTCTATATTTGCTTGTCCTATACTGAGGCAGCAGACAACACAGGGAAATCCACCCATGAGACTCTCTTGTGGTCATGCAATTTCAAGGGAATCCCTTAATAAGTTGGTGAATGGAAACAA gATCAAATGTCCTCTGTGCCCTGTGGAATCCTCACCAGATGAAGCCAAGCAACTCTACATGTAA